The window GGAGCTCGCAGGACCTCCGCGCAGAAGCGGACCGCCCGCCTCAGCATCCTCCTCAGCACCAGCCTGGCGGACAGAAGCACAACGGCGCCAGGCGTCACGGCCCGTCGGATCAAGCGGCCGCCCGCCGGCCCCCCGACTCACTCGGCCCCCGACATGCCGGGATGGACCCCGTCGGCGATGCAGACCGCCAGGGTGCGGGCGTGGTCGGCCACCACCCGGTAGGCCGCGTCCACCCGCGCCTCGAGACCCGTCCGGCCGCCGTACGCGGGCGCGCCGCTTCTCTGAGGAGGAAGGCGTGGTCAGTCGGACGCTGGCGTGGTCAGTCGGACGCTGGCGTGTGTTGCCGGCGTCCGACTACCTGCTGGATGGCGTCCATCAGCGGTCTGAAGAGGTCCGTGTCGTAGTTGGAGCGTTTTCCTTGCAGGACGGCGAGCAGCCTCTCCAGGCCCAAACCCGTGTCCACGCTGCCAAACGGCAGCGGGCGCAGCTCCCCGTCACGCTCCCTGAGGGACGCCACAAGATTAGGACGCGCGACTAAACCAGGCCTCTTGAAAGACATTTTCTTTCGTCGAGCAAAACCGTCTTCAAATAACCTCAACTTGACTTCTTGACGTTCAAAGGAGAATTTCACGTGAAGAAGAAGCAAGAGTTTgtcaaatgtagaaaaaaaaaaaaaaaaagcacaaacatggcGGGAATGCGCGTGCGGCGGAGAAGGATTTTGTCAAAGCACACCTGGAGTCGAATGCGAGGCAAAAGAACTCCTTTGGTATCGGGGTACTGCGTCATTTCAAACTGGACTATCCTGCCTTTTTGTAACCGGCGCCAGCTGCAGGTCACGTGACGTGACGAGCGCCGCCGGGCGGAAGGCGGAAACACCTCCGACATCACAAAACATTTCCCAGGCAGGCCCCCGCCCGACCTGCAGGAAGATGGGCAGGTAGGCTTTCCGTACTCGATACTTTTCAACCTTACGCGCTGTCGACATGAATGAAGTGCAACGCAATGTTGCCCGTTCATGAAATCTCGCCAGCGATGAGCTCCATAGTGGAGCAACGTCCGTGACCCGACCAATACGCAGAAGCTAGTCTTGAGTTCGGCCGTTGTGTGGCCGTCACCCGAGTCACCTGACCTGGCTTGGCGCCTCCCCATCCATCTGGAGCCGGTATAAGAGTAGAGAGCCTTTTCAATAGATTAGACATTCTTCCGCATGCTAAGAGGAGGCGGCTCCGCAGCTGCGTGCAACGGAGAACGTGCCGTTTCCTGCCGGCTATTAATAGCACAGTgagccttcaaaataaaagaggaGTCGAACCTTCACCCATGGAGGACAGGGCCTCCCAATTGGCTCCTGATGCAGCTTTTGCAAAATCCCACCCACACAAGCGACGTCCTTTTCTCACAATTTGGGAGCATTTAAATAACGAACGGCTTCCATGTACGTATAAACGACTCAACTTGTATCTCGGAGCAAcattgcgtgtgtgcgtgtgtgtgcgtgtgcgcgtgtgcgcgtgtgcgcgtacCTGCTGTACTGCATGAAAACCAGGTTCCAGATCTCGACGACATCCGGACAGCCGGCGTTGACCAGGGAGGCGGCGTTGCGCCCCCCCACGTGGTCGTAGTGGATCTCGGTGCAGGGTCCGCACGGGCCCGTGTTGCCCATCTCCCAGAAGTTCTCCTTCAAGCCGAACGGAAGAAGGCGAGCCCGAGGAACCCTTGAGAGGCGGTTCAAGGTCGTCAGACCACATCACGGTCAACGCCCGCCCGGCGCTCTCGGCCTACCCGATGTCCAACCAGATGCGGCGCGTTTCCTCGTCCGCTTGCAGTCCCGAAGCGGCGTCGCCGGCAAAGTAGGACACGTAGAGCCTGTCGGACGCGATCCCGTAGCGCTCCGTCAGCAGCGTCCACGCCATGACGCACGCCTCTTCCTGCGGGCGCAACGCAGACAACAATGCAAGAGGACAACTTTGACGACGGAAGACGTGCTGGACGCCCGCCGGCGCTCACGCACGTAAGAACGGAAGCAATCGATGTCTTGCTGCAAAGTCGCAAAGTCGCAAAGTGTTGGTCCGAGCGAGCTTAGCTTGTTTGCATTCATGGAGGCCACAATTGTGCCCGGCAGAATGTCTCGGGTTCGTATGGCAACACAAATTGCGCTGAagccgtttatttatttattggcaaAAAACGTTCCTCTTTTTAAACCACACCAGCCATTAGAGCCGTGAAATTCATGgaaattcaattacattttcaattattacactccacaattacataATCAGCACAattataaacactttttttttttaattaatattaattttctagttcaaatgtatacatttgcacctgtttttaaatgttaaaataacaaatgtaatacattttgttatttatagtgtttcaaaggattttatttgtcttcatattttatatttgtttttgttttgtttgactggcagccattctTACAGAAGCAACcgccttcgctcccggctgtttggcTGGATTTGGACTGGTTTGGCAGATccgcacaatattgtgtttgagtgctataaaaacatggaagctaccaagacaaagattagagtctcttctatcatcagggggggggggggtggtttttttttgttttgcagcaattagcattagaatgttcATCATTATTCTCAAATTTGTTGAAACGGTgaagaaaagagcttttttttttcaacatggccctggttgatctcttatactctgctgccacctgctggccgtttgtgtaataacaaCCATTTCTTCAACCCTTCTTTGCAgtcgagaggctgcatcaaaagccTCATGTATGCGCAGAACATTCAAAAACGTATacgtacgtttttgggacacttcAATGCGCCGTCTAAAAAAGTCATGTTGTCGCTTTTCCTACATCCTGCATGCTCCGgatgagtatgaagagccctgactgttgtactctgactgcacccatcagcttttctcttctcttcatAGTGGCGTGTGCGGACCCTGCGCACGccagtttctttggggaagggaggggcggagttctgctgacctcatttgaagtcacgTCTTCgattgtcaactgtggctgtcgctttaagatcgtgcgcgcacacgcaccaccataaataaataaataaacacgtaTAAATAGACATTATTGTAAATTCAGTTTGGTCCAAAAAGAACTCGCACAATTATAGCGtttccatttcatttttggaattggccttaatatttttaaatgcttaaacattttcttgttttggacCCCAAAATGAAGAATCGTTTGAATACCAGTGCTGATTATTTCCCCCGTCACGGACGACCCCCCCGAGCCCCGTTGGCACGTTTAGCCTGACTTTGCTAGCGCTGGATAGCGGCGGCGAGGACGCGAGACGCCGACCTTGAAGTAGTCGCCGAAGGACCAGTTGCCCATCATCTCGAAGAAGGTGTGGTGGTGCGCGTCCTTGCCCACGTCGTCCAGGTCGTTGTGCTTGCcgcccgcacgcacgcacttctGGCTGTTGACCACGCGGCGGTACGACGCCATGGCGCTGCGGGGGTCCGCCGTCCCCAACAGGATGGGCTTGAACTGCAAGCGGCGCCAAAAGACCAAAACAAACATTGCGGTCACTTGGCTGGACTCTCATGAGAAACTCCCGACGCCATCTTGGGCCTCGTGGACGTGCGCTTCGGTCTGCGTTTGTGAGCGGAGGCCAGCGTGTGCAAATGTGACCCTTTGAGCAGACGTCTTTGTAAACGTGTTTCCTGTTAATAGAAGTACGTCatatttattgtacttttcaTAAATTGTATGTTACATTTGATCACGAAACACTTTTTGTGAGATCATTTTGAGCattcgactttttttttctccacgcGTGACGTTTGCCCGGGACGGattgcgcgtgtgcgtgcgcggcACAAACGCTCTAAATTGTGGTCCAGATCCGGCCCACGAGATAATCttgtaaagtaaaacaaaaaaaagagagtaatgttgtCAGACAAAATCAAAACGTTTAAATTCTTAATTTCACAAgaaatcctcagatgagcaacgCAACTTTAGCACAGATTTGACCCGGAAGTCATTATTTGATACACAGTTCTTTCCATTTACTGAAGCTCTGACTCCTCAcaggggtcgcggggggtgctggagcccatcccagctggtcgtgggcggggcacaccctcaactgcttgccagccaatccagtgAGCACAAGCATTCACGCTCACAACCACACttaaggacaatttagagtcttcaaatAACCTGCCATGTAtttctttgaaatgtgggagaaaagccacgcaggcacggggagaacatgcaaactgcacccaggaaggccaaaacCCGGACAACATCGCAATGCCTCTGCACTGCCCTCACCAAAAAGTTGTATACTTTAAGTACATAATAATATAGAGTGTGCTTAAGTATAGCCAAGTTTATTTTTCGAGTGTAATTATGCTTGTACTAAAAGTGAACTCCTTGGGAACATTTGAATGCACTTAAAAGTAGACTGAAGTCCACTTGGTAACATATTTTTACCCCGGTTCGAGACCACCCCCCGACCCCGAATCGCCACTCTCCAGACGGACACACGACTTGCGGTCACTGGCCagtgtgtccttgagcaagaagACACCGCAACGCGCGGTTCCGCCAGCGGTTCCGCCAGCGGTTCCGCCAGCGGTTCCGCCAGCGGTTCCGCCAGCGGTTCCGCCAGCGTCTGCGGCTAACCTGGTTCATTCCGGCGTTGACGAAGAGAAGGCTGGGATCCCCTCTGGGTCGGACTGGGGAGGACGGGACCAGCAGGTGTCCGTGCTCCCGCTCAAAGAAGTCCACGAAAGTCTTTCGAACGCGCGCGGCGCTGACTTCCGGGGGACACGCGCTCACCTGTCGAACCGGCCGGCCCGGCGCTCCGCTCGTCTGCCGAGCGGAGCCGAGGCTCCGGCGAAGCAGTCTGAGCATCGGCGGCCGAAccaggagaaaaagaaaggtccGCCGAAAGAGAACCTGAAGGAGAGCAAGCTCGCAAACTCCCCTCGGACGACAGACGGATTGAGCTGTTGTTGGCCTTCCTCGTTGCTCTTCAACGGCGCGGACAAAAGCATCAAAGCGCTTCACTGCCACCTAGCGGCCCGAAGCGTACTGCGCCTCCATTGTTAGAACTTGCGCGCTTGTTGagcgattaaaaaatatttctcttCAAAAAGCGCTCCAGCTTCGACACCATCCCCAAAAATCATCACGTGCGGGAGGTGTTAGGTATGTCGCTCCAAAACAtttccacattttacataatcgAACATTAAGACATTCAACAAAACACTTTGTCATTCGCATTCCAAATTCAAAATAACTCGCTCAAATTCACATTGGGAAGTATTTTCAacattccccaaaaatatatatttttcttaatgGTGCACTTCCCGTTGaataaagataaatacaaaatgctccagcacccccgcgaccctagtgaggaaaagcggccaagaaaatggatggatggatggacaaaatgAGATGTTTGCAGCAGGTTTAGCAGAAATCTCTAGTCCtgaacataaacaaaacaaaacctattttaaaaaaaataaaaaataattggggtAGGCCAACACACAACAACGAACACAGATCAAATCAAATACTTTATACAATGAATTGCATCAAAGCCTGAATCACAATTTGTAAAAAGCTCTCCTAAGAGGTTTTCGTGAAAACAAGGCAAATTTAAATTTGGAAAATGAGGCGCATTTTCAAAGTTTACAAAGTGAGTTTGGTGAGAAAGTGACAACGTTCAGGCTTCTTGTCCGACTCGAGTTCGCCTTCAGTCTCgtcttcaaaaaacaaaaacaaaacaaacaaaaaaacttcataATAGCGacgtctttttttaaatccacgtACAACTTTTGTGATGCGAGTTTTGTGTTCTGGCAGGCGACACTTTCGTGGGTTTTGCTGGAATTGTCTGTTATAGAATATTTCAAAGTTTCTCATTGGATGAGTTGAGATTTTGGTttttcagacacacacacacacactcacacctcATGAGTGTGAACacaattcgttcctgtgaagtgttcaaagtcggaattgttcaacctccgaaacattttttcccataggaaataatgtaaatgcaattcaTCTGTTCCccagctccaaaaacagaaaatgcctattttaatttctatttatgtcataaaacatgtaaacaataaaaaaataccttcccttttgttgttgtgctgCGATGGCTTCAGTGGAAGGAGAATGCGATGTTCAtgaatgcttgctttagttcagtgccgGGTTGGTGTATTTTACATCGGGCACGTCGATGGACTACCAAGGGGTCCTTGAGCGCCGTTTAGCATCAGGCACCTTGCTGGGTCCTTGTGCCCGTATTTACGAGGGCGAGATCatctccttcctaaatccacCAGACGTTTTTCTTCTGGGCCCTCGTCAAAGAAAATGGCCGCGGCAGAACCCAAAAGCGCTGGCCAACGTACGGCGAACCTCCGCGAGTATTCCGCCGCTCTGCCTGGAAACCAGCAGCGCTCCGTCTCCACGACCGCAACGTGAGCGTCGGGCAACGCTCGGCAACGCTCGGCAACGCTCGGCAACGCTCGGCAACGCTCGGCAACGCTCGGCAACGCTCGGGTGTTCACACTTTGAGGCATTTTGGGGtcaaagtccgatttgtacgggTTCCGAGAAGTTTGAACTCCGAGGTTCCGCTACATATAATATTGTTAGCGTTGGTTTCAAAACACCGAGATGACTTTCTTTCCTGAATTGAACGTGGAGCGGCATTTTTGCATTTGGACCCGCTTttgtttgatttctttttttttttttgcatgcgaTGAAAGCGAGACGATTTCTGCTGGTGACAAACTTTATTAAGCAAGTGAAGAACCAAAAGCAAACAGACCggcgaacaaaaacaaaaacatccctGCCTtcaacgacgacgacgacgagggACTGGCCACACCCctctctctgattggctggcgcAAACTCAAAAGCCAGCCGCGGTCATGCCGATGACCACGACGACCCGTTCGAACCGGCCAAACAACGAAACGTTACCCGTGCTGGTCAGAACGGCGCATCAGGCGCTCGGCGGCAGGAAGTGTGTGGGCGGGGCTGTGATGTAACCCACCATGTGGGCGGGGTTGGGGGCAGGGCAGTAGAGCCGCGGGGCGTGGCCCGCCCAGTGCGCAGAGGCGGGCACGCAGGTGTGGTAAGAGTGGTGGGCGGAGTGAGGCAAATGAGGAGGCGCGGCCGCCGACAGGTAGGCGGCCGAGGGTGGAGCTTCGTAAGGCAGGTGCAGCGCGGGGGGGAGGGCCATCGGCTCCGGGTATAACATGGGGCCGGAAGGCGCCACATTAAGGGAGGAGCCTTCCAGTGGATGGGTGGGGCCTGGAGACAACATTTTGCATATTAATGATTGGCGTCCTTCTGACCACTTTGCATCGTCCCAACGCAAAATAGGACCGACCGGCGCCGTGAGAATCCGACGGAGCCTCCACGGCTCTGTTGGATTCCGGATAAGTGGGTGGGGGCGGCGGCTGGTGGGGTCCGCGCCCCGCCTCGGTGTAGGACGGGGGTGCGGCTGTGGACGGACAAAAGCCAAGtgggtcacacacacacacacacacgtgcaaatAGTAGCGATCGGACCATGTGGGAGGGGGGCTTCCTGGCCGGGGTAGGGCGGGTAGTGCTGGTACGGGTAGACGGCGTCGGCCGGGTAGGTGGGGGCGTACGGCGCCAcggcctgctgctgctgccagcAGCTCTGATGGTACCACTGAGGAGGCCGGTCACCgggtcagtgtgtgtgcgtgacatcAGAAAAAGTCACGCACAAAAGTCATCGCGCTGCAAACAAACGACTTCTTTTTTGCTCGGCGAAGACTTTGGTCCGAACTCACCTGCACCCCGAGATTGAAGTAGAACTGAAGCACACGACAGTCTGCAGCAAAAGCACAACAATTAGCAAGCGCGCTAACCATGCAAATAAACCTGGCGGTGGACACGCCCACCTCTGGGGAGGTCGCTGCCATTGGGGTCGTAGGAGTACGGAGGCGGGGCTACCACAGAATAAAGCCCCTCCCCCAACTCATTCACCAGCCAGGTGGGTGCGGCGGCCGGGATCGTCACGGCAACTGGAAGCAAAAGCACGTGAGCGCGCGTGCGCAACGTTGCACGCGTGAGCGCAACGTTGCACGCACCTGACCGAGGTGGAGCGTGCGCCGGCGGCGGCGTGTGAGCGGCGGCGCCCACGtgggatgaagatgagggtgacgaggaagaagaggatggCGGGGAGGAAGAAATCACCACCATCGGTGTCACCGCCTAACAAGCACGGCGTCGTCAGATGCGAACGTTGCGCACGATTGCGTCAGctgggtgtgtgcgtgtcacaACAACGCTCACGTTTCTCGTTTCATGACGCCATGAAACGAGATGAGCAGAAAGTGGCCAGAAACGCAATACAAAGGATGGAAATATGACAAATGTCATCTTGTACAAGACGCACAACGTAACGTTGAAGTCAACTGGAGAGAAAACGCCATTTTTTGCAGCGTTGATGCCCAAAACTCGAGGCCAATCAAATACTGACACTTTGGCCATGTTCACTTTGGGGTcgactcacttttgttgccaggggtttacACATTATTTGGAGGGACCAATAAATGGCCGCCTTTCGATCAATTGTACTCGGTGGACTTTTCCTTTCCTGTCAACGTGTCCCATAAAAAGACTTTTTGTGACATCGTCGCGTGTGTGTcatgatgtgtgtgcgtgcgcacctGCTGCGTGTAGCTGAAGCTCGCCACATCAGCTCTTGCTCTTGGCGGCGACTCGGCCACGCCCCCTTCTTCCTCCCGGTCCTGTCACACAACAGTGATGATCATGATCatgatcatgatgatgatgatgatgatgtcatcgcttTGACTTAATGCGCGCTACCTGTGCGGCGGGCGTCTCCATGGCAGCAGCGTTGCTGGCGTAAACGGCGGGCATCTGGAAGCTGGCATCTGAAACAGGAACTTCCTGTTAGCGTGGACAAGCGTAGCGTGGCGACCGCGTCAGGTGACTCACCTTGACCGGCATACGGCAAATCCCCTCTGAAATCTGACACACAATTAATGACATGGCAGATTGTTATGCCAATCTGCTTCTCGCGCTCACCCTGCTCGCGGACAACGTTGGCATCGTCCTGCTCTTCCTCTGACGAACACACGAGGGCTCCACCCGCCGGGGGGGTGAGCAGGAGTGGCCCCCCCGGGTTTCTCTGGACCCGGTAGGAGGAGCCAGATGGAGGCGGGGCCACCACACCCACAGGTTGTGGCACGGAAGAAGCCTGCGGTGTCAAAAAGCACGTCAGGCacaattgaagaaaaaacacaaagataCAAAAAAGgaaggcacgcacgcacgcacgcacgcacgcacgcacacacaaagacaaaacacGCAGCGACGCCGCGTGAACGCGCGTGTGGCTACCGTGGTAAAAACATCGCGGTTGGCATCGTCCACGTGGTAGTAGGTCACGCCTGCGTCCATCTCCGCCGACGGGTCGGCCGCGTCGTCCTCGAAGTAGGGACAACCTTTGGCCAGCGCCGCCGCCAGATGGCGCCGACTGCGACTGAGCACCAAACGCCGGCTTTTAGGCTCCGCCCCCGCCATCCAACCGCAGCCCACGCGTCGGCTTACCGAGACCGGAAGGCGTAGCTGTCGTAGTCGTAGTAACGCCTGGCGGGCGGGTAATACGTCAGCTGAGGACCAATCAGGTGGCGGTTCACCAAGCGGGTGGAGCTtctgacacaaaaacaaaatggacgcAACAATCACACAAACGGCAAAACGTGCGCACAAACAAAGACGTgagtagtaaaaaataaaaaaataaaaaagtttctATTAGTGGTGGCGTGTGTTAGTTAGTATGATGATGGCGAGCTGCGTCCACCTGGGGGCGCCGTATCTGGGTCTGGTGGCGGCCAGGGCGTGGCcatgctgctgctgatgatggTGCGGGGGCACGTAGGGGTCGTAGGGCACAGCTCCGGGGCCGGGCGGCGGCAGGGGGGCCCGGGGGTGGCCGGCAGGCTGGAAGCGCGGCGGGAGCGGCGAGGGGGCCGGGCCGCCGTAGGAGCCGTGCGGGGCCACGGCCAGTTCCGCCCCCTTGATGAGGGCCCCGCCTCCTCGAGACTTCCGGAAGTAGCGATGGCGCTGATGGCGCTGGTGACCTCTTGCATCGCCATCTAAAGACAAGCGAGAAGGTCAGCGCGCAGGAAGCGGGAAACATTTGGGGGCGGGGGTCATACCCAGGTCGCCTTTGCGGGGCGGAGCCGACGCGTTCCAGGCCAGAACAGGATTGACGGCTTTCACATCTGTGACGGGAACCAAATGCCTGACGGCGGACAGGAAGTGACTTACAAGGGCACTTGAAGGATGTGCGTGCGAGGGGGCGTGTGCGA of the Vanacampus margaritifer isolate UIUO_Vmar chromosome 7, RoL_Vmar_1.0, whole genome shotgun sequence genome contains:
- the alg13 gene encoding putative bifunctional UDP-N-acetylglucosamine transferase and deubiquitinase ALG13 isoform X1; translation: MQKSLKKYFVNMDDYLANLGLYRKMVARDASSLFRAVSEQLYFSQNHHHDIRQACADFMRANAGTFEPFVEGSFDKYLERLEDPKETVGQVEIKALSQLYRRGFLIYRYPGKAATVISEAHFEDKVTLSCSVNGHYDIVYSRTYPASAAICQAVVYELLYTKVFGCEEAELCQATEAFKVGGRRYRNSPSMCSDVDFGYDVAEDRGHREEAESGEEKLHVLGEDARPASEAPPPSRLSLPYKVLKSLDASVYRNVEFDVWQDSCKEMQKTDYMVFAGRQYFLGDKCQVRLEPKGKYFNAFIQEVGTHSAAVTVFIEELGEKHLVPVTDVKAVNPVLAWNASAPPRKGDLDGDARGHQRHQRHRYFRKSRGGGALIKGAELAVAPHGSYGGPAPSPLPPRFQPAGHPRAPLPPPGPGAVPYDPYVPPHHHQQQHGHALAATRPRYGAPRSSTRLVNRHLIGPQLTYYPPARRYYDYDSYAFRSRRSRRHLAAALAKGCPYFEDDAADPSAEMDAGVTYYHVDDANRDVFTTASSVPQPVGVVAPPPSGSSYRVQRNPGGPLLLTPPAGGALVCSSEEEQDDANVVREQDFRGDLPYAGQDASFQMPAVYASNAAAMETPAAQVDREEEGGVAESPPRARADVASFSYTQQAVTPMVVISSSPPSSSSSSPSSSSHVGAAAHTPPPAHAPPRSVAVTIPAAAPTWLVNELGEGLYSVVAPPPYSYDPNGSDLPRDCRVLQFYFNLGVQWYHQSCWQQQQAVAPYAPTYPADAVYPYQHYPPYPGQEAPLPHAAPPSYTEAGRGPHQPPPPPTYPESNRAVEAPSDSHGAGPTHPLEGSSLNVAPSGPMLYPEPMALPPALHLPYEAPPSAAYLSAAAPPHLPHSAHHSYHTCVPASAHWAGHAPRLYCPAPNPAHMVGYITAPPTHFLPPSA
- the alg13 gene encoding putative bifunctional UDP-N-acetylglucosamine transferase and deubiquitinase ALG13 isoform X2; the encoded protein is MQKSLKKYFVNMDDYLANLGLYRKMVARDASSLFRAVSEQLYFSQNHHHDIRQACADFMRANAGTFEPFVEGSFDKYLERLEDPKETVGQVEIKALSQLYRRGFLIYRYPGKAATVISEAHFEDKVTLSCSVNGHYDIVYSRTYPASAAICQAVVYELLYTKVFGCEEAELCQATEAFKVGGRRYRNSPSMCSDVDFGYDVAEDRGHREEAESGEEKLHVLGEDARPASEAPPPSRLSLPYKVLKSLDASVYRNVEFDVWQDSCKEMQKTDYMVFAGRQYFLGDKCQVRLEPKGKYFNAFIQEVGTHSAAVTVFIEELGEKHLVPVTDVKAVNPVLAWNASAPPRKGDLDGDARGHQRHQRHRYFRKSRGGGALIKGAELAVAPHGSYGGPAPSPLPPRFQPAGHPRAPLPPPGPGAVPYDPYVPPHHHQQQHGHALAATRPRYGAPRSSTRLVNRHLIGPQLTYYPPARRYYDYDSYAFRSRRSRRHLAAALAKGCPYFEDDAADPSAEMDAGVTYYHVDDANRDVFTTASSVPQPVGVVAPPPSGSSYRVQRNPGGPLLLTPPAGGALVCSSEEEQDDANVVREQDFRGDLPYAGQDASFQMPAVYASNAAAMETPAAQDREEEGGVAESPPRARADVASFSYTQQAVTPMVVISSSPPSSSSSSPSSSSHVGAAAHTPPPAHAPPRSVAVTIPAAAPTWLVNELGEGLYSVVAPPPYSYDPNGSDLPRDCRVLQFYFNLGVQWYHQSCWQQQQAVAPYAPTYPADAVYPYQHYPPYPGQEAPLPHAAPPSYTEAGRGPHQPPPPPTYPESNRAVEAPSDSHGAGPTHPLEGSSLNVAPSGPMLYPEPMALPPALHLPYEAPPSAAYLSAAAPPHLPHSAHHSYHTCVPASAHWAGHAPRLYCPAPNPAHMVGYITAPPTHFLPPSA
- the alg13 gene encoding putative bifunctional UDP-N-acetylglucosamine transferase and deubiquitinase ALG13 isoform X3 — protein: MQKSLKKYFVNMDDYLANLGLYRKMVARDASSLFRAVSEQLYFSQNHHHDIRQACADFMRANAGTFEPFVEGSFDKYLERLEDPKETVGQVEIKALSQLYRRGFLIYRYPGKAATVISEAHFEDKVTLSCSVNGHYDIVYSRTYPASAAICQAVVYELLYTKVFGCEEAELCQATEAFKVGGRRYRNSPSMCSDVDFGYDVAEDRGHREEAESGEEKLHVLGEDARPASEAPPPSRLSLPYKVLKSLDASVYRNVEFDVWQDSCKEMQKTDYMVFAGRQYFLGDKCQVRLEPKGKYFNAFIQEVGTHSAAVTVFIEELGEKHLVPVTDVKAVNPVLAWNASAPPRKGDLDGDARGHQRHQRHRYFRKSRGGGALIKGAELAVAPHGSYGGPAPSPLPPRFQPAGHPRAPLPPPGPGAVPYDPYVPPHHHQQQHGHALAATRPRYGAPSSTRLVNRHLIGPQLTYYPPARRYYDYDSYAFRSRRSRRHLAAALAKGCPYFEDDAADPSAEMDAGVTYYHVDDANRDVFTTASSVPQPVGVVAPPPSGSSYRVQRNPGGPLLLTPPAGGALVCSSEEEQDDANVVREQDFRGDLPYAGQDASFQMPAVYASNAAAMETPAAQVDREEEGGVAESPPRARADVASFSYTQQAVTPMVVISSSPPSSSSSSPSSSSHVGAAAHTPPPAHAPPRSVAVTIPAAAPTWLVNELGEGLYSVVAPPPYSYDPNGSDLPRDCRVLQFYFNLGVQWYHQSCWQQQQAVAPYAPTYPADAVYPYQHYPPYPGQEAPLPHAAPPSYTEAGRGPHQPPPPPTYPESNRAVEAPSDSHGAGPTHPLEGSSLNVAPSGPMLYPEPMALPPALHLPYEAPPSAAYLSAAAPPHLPHSAHHSYHTCVPASAHWAGHAPRLYCPAPNPAHMVGYITAPPTHFLPPSA